One Formosa sp. Hel3_A1_48 genomic window, ATGAAATTTATTGTTTCCAGCACCTATTTATTAAAACAACTTCAAGTTTTAGGCGGTGTAATTAATAATTCCAACACCCTCCCAATTCTAGACAACTTTTTGTTTGAACTAAATAATAACGCACTTACTGTATCTGCCAGTGATTTGGAAACCACTATGGCATCTGTACTAAATGTGGAAAGCGACAATCAAGGTCAAGTCGCTATTCCTGCAAAACTATTACTCGATACCCTTAAAACATTTCCTGAGCAACCCCTAACCTTTGTCGTAGAATCAAATAACACTATAGAGATTAGTTCCAATCACGGAAAATACGCCCTAGCCTATGCAAGTGCTGATGAATTTCCAAAGACTGTTGCCTTAGACAATCCTAGTCAAACAATAGTACCGTCAGAAATTTTAGCTACTGCTATAAATAAAACAATTTTCGCAGCAGGAAACGATGACCTAAGACCGGTAATGAGCGGTGTATTTTTTCAATTTTCAACAGAGGGATTGACCTTTGTAGCTACCGATGCGCACAAGCTTGTAAAATACTCACGTACAGATGTTCAGTCCAATGAAACTGCGGAATTTATAATGCCTAAAAAACCATTAAATATTTTAAAAGCTATACTAGCAACAAGTGAAGAAGAGGTAAAGATTGAGTATAACGATTCCAATGCAAAGTTCTCTTTTGGAGACACCGAACTAGTTTGCCGATTGATTGATGGTAAATACCCAAATTATGAAGCAGTGATTCCAAAAGAAAATCCAAACCAATTAACCATCAATAGAAATCAATTTTTAAATTCTGTGCGTCGTGTCTCTATTTTCTCAAACAAAACTACACACCAGATTCGTTTGCGTATAGCGGGTGCAGAACTCAACATATCTGCAGAAGATATCGACTACAGCAACAAAGCAGAAGAGCGTTTAACATGTGATTATCAGGGTGATGATATCCAAATTGGTTTCAATTCACGCTTTCTATCAGAAATGCTCAGCAACATAACAGCAGATGACGTTCAACTCGAAATGAGTCTACCCAACAGAGCTGGTATTTTGACACCAGTCGACGGATTAGAACAAGGTGAGCAGGTAACCATGTTGGTAATGCCGGTTATGCTGAATAGCTAAATTATTTGAAGAAAATACCCTGGATTTTAAATTGCTAATCTGTGGCTGCTTTGTATTGCGGTGGATAGACCTATAGCTCTTAAAAAACTAGCTGTACATTTTCTCTCGAAGTACTTTAATTTTATCATCTTGCATGTACTCATCAAACGTTGTGTGGCGATCTATAACTCCTTTAGGTGTAAGTTCCACAACTCTATTGGCAACAGTTTGCGCAAATTCATGATCGTGGGTCGTAAACAATACTGTTCCCTTGAAGTTTTTGAGTGAATTATTGAATGCCGTAATACTTTCCAAATCCAAGTGGTTGGTGGGTTCATCCAACATCAAAACATTAGCGCGAATCATCATCATGCGCGAAAGCATACAACGCACTTTTTCTCCCCCAGAAAGAACATCAGCAGTTTTAAGCGCTTCTTCACCACTAAAAATCATTTTGCCCAAGAATCCACGAATGTAAACTTCCTCGCGTTCTTCTTCAGTGGTGGCCCACTGACGCAACCAATCAACAAGAGTTAGTTTTTCAGAAAAATATTCGCTATTGTCTAGTGGTAAATACGACTGAGAAGTGGTAACCCCCCAAGCATATTTCCCTATCTTGGCCTCTTGTTTCCCATTGATGATTTCATAGAAAGCTGTTGTCGCTCTAGAATCTTTTGAAAAGACAACCACTTTATCGCCTTTATTTAAATTTAAATCGATGTTTTGAAAGAGCACTTCACCATCCAAATCTGCAGAGAGTTTTTCAACGTTTAAAATCTGATCTCCAGCTTCACGTTCACGCTCAAAAATGATGGCTGGATAGCGACGACTCGATGGGCGAATATCCGCAACATTGAGTTTATCAATCATTTTCTTTCGACTTGTCGCTTGCTTCGATTTTGCAACATTAGCAGAAAAACGACGAATAAACTCCTCTAACTCTTTTTTCTTTTCTTCAGCTTTCTTGTTCTGTTGAGCACGTTGCTTGGCGGCCAATTGAGAGGATTCGTACCAGAAGGTATAATTGCCCGAAAAATGATTTATTTTACTAAAATCTATATCTGAAATATGCGTGCAAACCGCATCCAAAAAGTGACGGTCATGCGAGACTACAATCACACAATTGTCGTAGTTGGCCAAAAAGGTTTCCAGCCATGCTATGGTTTCGTAATCCAAGTCGTTGGTAGGCTCATCCATAATCAGTACGTCTGGCGAACCAAAAAGGGCTTGTGCCAAAAGCACACGAACCTTTTGTTTTCCGTCCAAATCGGCCATAGCAGTGTAGTGTGCATCTTCTTTGATACCTAAATTAGATAACATCGCAGCCGCATCGCTATCGGCATTCCATCCGTCCATTTCTTCATACTGCACTTGCAATTCTCCAATGCGATCGGCATTTGCGTCATTGTAGTCGTTGTAAAGTGCATCAATTTCGGTTTTAATAGCATATAATGGCTTATTCCCCATCAATACAGTTTCTAATACTGTGCTGCTATCGTACAAATTGTGATTTTGCTCTAAAACCGACATACGCTTTCCAGGCTCTAGGTGAACATGCCCAGAAGTTGCTTCTTGTTGACCAGAAATAATTTTTAGAAACGTGGATTTTCCTGCGCCATTGGCACCAATAATGCCGTAGCAATTCCCAGCATTGAATGTAACATTGACTTCGTCAAAAAGAACGCGTTTACCAAATTGTACCGATAAGTTTGAAACTGAAAGCATGTATTTATGTAGTTATTTAGAGTTACCCTAAAACTTCGGCAACTTTTTTACCAATTTCTGCAGGAGAATCTACCACATGCATACCGCATTCGCGCATGATGCGTTTTTTGGCTTGTGCAGTATCATCACTTCCACCAACAATAGCGCCTGCATGTCCCATAGTGCGTCCAGCTGGTGCCGTTTCACCAGCAATAAATCCTACTACAGGTTTTGTACTTCCACTGGCTTTGTACCATTGTGCGGCATCGCCTTCGAGTTGTCCACCAATTTCACCAATCATAACGACACAGTCGGTTTCATCGTCGTTGATAAGAAGCTCTAAAGCTTCTTTGGTAGTGGTGCCAATGATGGGGTCACCTCCAATACCAATGGCAGTAGAAACCCCAAGGCCTTGTTTAACGACCTGATCAGCAGCTTCATAAGTCAATGTTCCCGATTTGGAAACTACACCCACTCTGCCCTTTTCAAATACAAATCCAGGCATGATCCCCACTTTGGCTTCTTCAGGTGTAATAACACCAGGACAGTTTGGTCCGACCAAACGGCAGTTTTTATCTTTTATATAATCTGCAGCTTTAATCATATCAGCTACAGGAATACCTTCTGTTATCGTTATAATCACTTCAATGCCAGCATCAGCCGCTTCCATTATGGCGTCGGCCGCAAAAGCAGGTGGTACAAAAATAATAGTTGTATTGGCAGCTACTTGCTTCACTGCTTCTTCTACAGTATTAAATACTGGGCGATCCAAGTGTGTTTGACCACCTTTTCCAGGGGTTACACCACCAACAATACTTGTACCATAGGCAATCATTTGTTCGGCGTGAAAAGTTCCCTCACTCCCTGTAAATCCTTGAACAATTATTTTTGAATCTTTGTTAACTAAAACGCTCATTGAAGTTTATTTTTTAATTGGTGCAAATGTAATTTTTTGAAGTTGATTTTTAAAATCAATTCTTATTTTTCTTTCAACATTTGTAGCAATTTCGGTAATTGGCGTAGAGCGGCCATTTCTTTTAGGCTGGCCCGCGATTCTTGAATAGGGGTACCAAAATATGTTGTATTACCCGCAACAGATTTAGTTACACCTGTTTGACCCAAAATCACTGCTTTTGCACCAATTGTAATACCGCTATTGGTTCCTACTTGGCCCCATATTGTTACTTCATCTTCAATAATACAACAGCCTGCTATACCAGTTTGTGAGGCAATAAGACATTTTTTTCCGATTACAGTATCATGGCCTACTTGAATTTGATTATCCAATTTAGAACCCTGACCAATGGTTGTATCTGCTGTTACGCCTCTATCTATGGTACAGCCAGAACCTATATGAACGTCATCTTCAATAACTACCCGACCACACGAAAGTAATTGATCATAGCCTTCTGGACGATTTTTGTAATAAAAAGCATCTCCACCTAAAACTGTTCCTGAGCCAATCACTACATTATCGCCTACAATAGCATCAGAAACTATTGTAACATTAGCGTGAATCAAACAATTTTTACCAATCTGGACGTTGGGGCCGATATAAACATTTGGTTGAATATGAGTATCATCACCTATTTTAGCTGATGGATCAATACTTACTGAGGAACGCACAAAAGGTTTGAAATGAGAAGTGAGTACGTTAAAGTCGCGGAATGGATCGTCGCTAATCAAAAGCGCTTTTCCTTCTGGGCAATCAACCTTTTTATTAATCAAGACGACCGTAGCATTAGAATTTAGTGCTTTGTCGTAATACTTAGGGTGATCAACAAAAACAATATCACCAGCGGTCACCACATGAATTTCGTTGATCCCTAAAACAGGAAAATCGTCAGCACCTACATAATTACAATTTAAGAGTGAAGCGATGTGTCTTAAGGTCTGCGGTACGGGAAATTTCATAGAAATTTACTCTTTAACTCGTTCTTTGTAAGTGCCTTTAGCAGTTTCGATTTTGATCTTATCGCCTTCGTTTATGAATAATGGGACGTTTATAGTTGCGCCAGTTTCAACTGTAGCAGGTTTAGTAGCGTTTGTTGCTGTATTGCCTTTGACTCCTGGTTCAGTAGAAGTTACTTCAAGTATAACACTCGCAGGCATATCTACAGAAAGTGGCATATCGTCTTCAGAATTAATAATAACAGTTACAACCTCCCCTTCTTTTAAAAGCCCGGGGTTATCTATAGTATTAACGTTTAATGTAATCTGGTTATAATCTTCAACATTCATGAAATGATACATGTCTCCTTCTGGGTATAGGTATTGAAATTTATGTGTTTCAACACGAACATCCACTATTTTATGTCCTGCAGAAAAAGTATTATCAATAACTTTTCCTGTGGTTACACTTTTAAGTTTTGTTCGTACAAAAGCAGGGCCCTTTCCTGGTTTAACGTGTAAAAATTCAATAATTTTAAAAATATCGTGGTTGTAGCGAATGCATAAACCGTTTCTGATGTCTGATGTGTTTGCCATAATATTAATTTGATTTAAAATAACCCTTCATGATTCCACGGTGCGAATTTTTGATAAATTGTAAAATTTCATCCCGCTCCGGTGTGGCCTCCATTTCAGCTTCAATAATGGATGAAGCTTGAGTGTTATTATAATTTTTTTGATAGAGCAATCTGTAAATTCCTTGAATTTCTCTAATTTTCTCTGTGCTGTATCCTCTACGGCGCAGTCCAACAGAATTGATCCCAACGTAAGACAAAGGCTCACGTGCCGCCTTAACAAATGGTGGAACATCTTTGCGTACCAACGATCCACCGGTCACAAAAGCGTGGTTTCCAATAGAACAAAACTGATGTACAGCGGTCATACCAGCAAGCACCACATAATCACCAACATTAATGTGACCTGCTAGAGTACTGTTATTTGAAAAAATACAATTCTTCCCAACAACGCAGTCATGAGCAATGTGACAATAGGCCATGATTAAGCAATTATCACCAATTACCGTTTTCATTCGGTCAGTAGTACCTCTATTGATTGTAACACATTCTCGTATGGTGACATTATCGCCGATAACTGTAGTAGTATCTTCATCATTGTATTTTAAATCTTGAGGATTTGCTGAAATGACAGATCCAGGAAAAATATTACAATTTTTTCCGATCCTTGCTCCTTCCATTATTGTTACATTGGACCCAATCCATGAACCTTCGCCAATAACCACATTATTGTTGATGGTTGTAAAGGGTTCTATGACAACGTTTTTTGCGATTTTGGCGCCTGGATGAACGTATGCTAGTGGTTGATTCATTCGTTTGTTTTTATACTATTTTACCTTAGAAATTTGAGCCATTAATTCGGCTTCTGCACACAATTTACCGTTAGCATAAGCATAGCCTTGCATGTGGCAAATGCCCCTGCGAATTGGCGTTATGAGCGAGCAACTAAATATAAGTGTGTCTCCAGGTACTACTTTTTGTTTGAACTTCACTTTATCTATTTTCATAAAAAACGTGAGGTAATTTTCTGGATCTGGCACTGTATTAAGAACCAGAATACCACCCGTTTGTGCCATTGCTTCAACAATGAGTACTCCGGGCATTACAGGTGCACCAGGAAAATGTCCTTGAAAAAAGGACTCGTTCATTGTAACATTTTTGGAACCAATCACATGATTTGGCGAGAGCTCAAATACTTTGTCAATTAACAAAAATGGTGGACGGTGTGGCAACATATCCATAATGGCATTCACATCCATAACTGGAGTTTGATTCAAATCAACCGCAGGCATTTTATTTCGTCGTTCTATTTTTATAATCTTGGCCATTTTCTTTGCGAATTGAGTATTGACAAAGTGCCCCGGTTTATTAGCAATAACTTTACCCTGCAAGCGAATACCGGTTAGAGCCAGATCACCAATAACGTCTAAAAGCTTGTGTCGTGCAGCTTCATTAGGATAATGTAAGGTTAAATTATCTAAAATCCCGTTTGGTTTTACTGAAATTGAATCTTTATTAAAAGCGACTTTTAGCTTTTCCATAGTTTCTTTCGAGAGCGGTTTGTCAACGTATACAATAGCATTGTTAAGATCCCCACCTTTAATTAAGCCATGCTCAAGGAGCATTTCTAATTCGTGTAAGAAACTAAAGGTTCTAGAAGCCGCAATATCTTTTTTAAAGTTCGAAAGCTTTTGGAGTGTAGCATTTTGCGTTCCTAGTACTTTGGTGCCAAAATCAACCATAGTCGTTACCTGATACTCATCAGATGGAATGATAGTAATATCACTCCCTGTTTCTTCATCAATATACGATATTACATCTTTGACTATGTAAACTTCTCTAAAAGCATCTAATTCCTCTATGCCAGCTTGTTCAAGAGCTTCTATGAAAAATTTAGACGATCCGTCCATAATGGGAGGTTCAGAAGCATTCAATTCAATTATGGCGTTGTCGATTTCCAATCCCACTAAGGCAGCAAGTACGTGTTCGCTAGTTTGAATAGAAACACCATTTTTTTCTAAACAAGTTCCTCTTTGTGTACTCGTTACAAAATTAGCATCAGCCTTGATGATAGGCTCACCCTCCAAATCTACTCTTTTGAAAGCATAACCAAAGTTTGGTTCTGCGGGCAAAAAAGTAAGCCTTACGTTATTACCTGTGTGTAATCCTACTCCTTCTAGCGTAATTGGATTAGAAATTGTTGTTTGTTTAGATTGGGTTTTTGTAATCATTTTTTTATTTGTTTTTCAAGCTCAGTAATTGTTTTTGCAATCTGAGGTAGGTTTTTAAAATGAACATAGGATTTGTAGTAATCACCATAACCAATCGCAGGAGTACCCTGCAAAACTTCGTTGTCTGAAACGTTTTTTGAAATTCCTGATTGTCCCTGGATTTTTACCTTATTTCCTATAGTAATATGTCCAGCAATACCAACTTGGCCACCAATTTGACAATAGGCACCAATTTTAGTTGAGCCTGCAATTCCCGTTTGAGCAGCAATAACAGTATGTTCCCCTATAACTACATTGTGAGCAATTTGGATTTGATTATCCAATTTCACTCCTCTTCTAATGATGGTGGAACCTAAAGTTGCACGATCAATTGTTGTCGCAGCTCCTATGTCTACGTTATCTTCAATAACGACATTCCCAATTTGAGGAACCTTGTCGTAAACTCCTTTTTCATTTGGAGAGAACCCAAAACCATCGGCGCCAATAACAACAGAT contains:
- the dnaN gene encoding DNA polymerase III subunit beta; protein product: MKFIVSSTYLLKQLQVLGGVINNSNTLPILDNFLFELNNNALTVSASDLETTMASVLNVESDNQGQVAIPAKLLLDTLKTFPEQPLTFVVESNNTIEISSNHGKYALAYASADEFPKTVALDNPSQTIVPSEILATAINKTIFAAGNDDLRPVMSGVFFQFSTEGLTFVATDAHKLVKYSRTDVQSNETAEFIMPKKPLNILKAILATSEEEVKIEYNDSNAKFSFGDTELVCRLIDGKYPNYEAVIPKENPNQLTINRNQFLNSVRRVSIFSNKTTHQIRLRIAGAELNISAEDIDYSNKAEERLTCDYQGDDIQIGFNSRFLSEMLSNITADDVQLEMSLPNRAGILTPVDGLEQGEQVTMLVMPVMLNS
- a CDS encoding ABC-F family ATP-binding cassette domain-containing protein — encoded protein: MLSVSNLSVQFGKRVLFDEVNVTFNAGNCYGIIGANGAGKSTFLKIISGQQEATSGHVHLEPGKRMSVLEQNHNLYDSSTVLETVLMGNKPLYAIKTEIDALYNDYNDANADRIGELQVQYEEMDGWNADSDAAAMLSNLGIKEDAHYTAMADLDGKQKVRVLLAQALFGSPDVLIMDEPTNDLDYETIAWLETFLANYDNCVIVVSHDRHFLDAVCTHISDIDFSKINHFSGNYTFWYESSQLAAKQRAQQNKKAEEKKKELEEFIRRFSANVAKSKQATSRKKMIDKLNVADIRPSSRRYPAIIFEREREAGDQILNVEKLSADLDGEVLFQNIDLNLNKGDKVVVFSKDSRATTAFYEIINGKQEAKIGKYAWGVTTSQSYLPLDNSEYFSEKLTLVDWLRQWATTEEEREEVYIRGFLGKMIFSGEEALKTADVLSGGEKVRCMLSRMMMIRANVLMLDEPTNHLDLESITAFNNSLKNFKGTVLFTTHDHEFAQTVANRVVELTPKGVIDRHTTFDEYMQDDKIKVLREKMYS
- the sucD gene encoding succinate--CoA ligase subunit alpha; the protein is MSVLVNKDSKIIVQGFTGSEGTFHAEQMIAYGTSIVGGVTPGKGGQTHLDRPVFNTVEEAVKQVAANTTIIFVPPAFAADAIMEAADAGIEVIITITEGIPVADMIKAADYIKDKNCRLVGPNCPGVITPEEAKVGIMPGFVFEKGRVGVVSKSGTLTYEAADQVVKQGLGVSTAIGIGGDPIIGTTTKEALELLINDDETDCVVMIGEIGGQLEGDAAQWYKASGSTKPVVGFIAGETAPAGRTMGHAGAIVGGSDDTAQAKKRIMRECGMHVVDSPAEIGKKVAEVLG
- a CDS encoding UDP-3-O-(3-hydroxymyristoyl)glucosamine N-acyltransferase codes for the protein MKFPVPQTLRHIASLLNCNYVGADDFPVLGINEIHVVTAGDIVFVDHPKYYDKALNSNATVVLINKKVDCPEGKALLISDDPFRDFNVLTSHFKPFVRSSVSIDPSAKIGDDTHIQPNVYIGPNVQIGKNCLIHANVTIVSDAIVGDNVVIGSGTVLGGDAFYYKNRPEGYDQLLSCGRVVIEDDVHIGSGCTIDRGVTADTTIGQGSKLDNQIQVGHDTVIGKKCLIASQTGIAGCCIIEDEVTIWGQVGTNSGITIGAKAVILGQTGVTKSVAGNTTYFGTPIQESRASLKEMAALRQLPKLLQMLKEK
- the efp gene encoding elongation factor P codes for the protein MANTSDIRNGLCIRYNHDIFKIIEFLHVKPGKGPAFVRTKLKSVTTGKVIDNTFSAGHKIVDVRVETHKFQYLYPEGDMYHFMNVEDYNQITLNVNTIDNPGLLKEGEVVTVIINSEDDMPLSVDMPASVILEVTSTEPGVKGNTATNATKPATVETGATINVPLFINEGDKIKIETAKGTYKERVKE
- the lpxA gene encoding acyl-ACP--UDP-N-acetylglucosamine O-acyltransferase, with translation MNQPLAYVHPGAKIAKNVVIEPFTTINNNVVIGEGSWIGSNVTIMEGARIGKNCNIFPGSVISANPQDLKYNDEDTTTVIGDNVTIRECVTINRGTTDRMKTVIGDNCLIMAYCHIAHDCVVGKNCIFSNNSTLAGHINVGDYVVLAGMTAVHQFCSIGNHAFVTGGSLVRKDVPPFVKAAREPLSYVGINSVGLRRRGYSTEKIREIQGIYRLLYQKNYNNTQASSIIEAEMEATPERDEILQFIKNSHRGIMKGYFKSN
- a CDS encoding bifunctional UDP-3-O-[3-hydroxymyristoyl] N-acetylglucosamine deacetylase/3-hydroxyacyl-ACP dehydratase, with translation MITKTQSKQTTISNPITLEGVGLHTGNNVRLTFLPAEPNFGYAFKRVDLEGEPIIKADANFVTSTQRGTCLEKNGVSIQTSEHVLAALVGLEIDNAIIELNASEPPIMDGSSKFFIEALEQAGIEELDAFREVYIVKDVISYIDEETGSDITIIPSDEYQVTTMVDFGTKVLGTQNATLQKLSNFKKDIAASRTFSFLHELEMLLEHGLIKGGDLNNAIVYVDKPLSKETMEKLKVAFNKDSISVKPNGILDNLTLHYPNEAARHKLLDVIGDLALTGIRLQGKVIANKPGHFVNTQFAKKMAKIIKIERRNKMPAVDLNQTPVMDVNAIMDMLPHRPPFLLIDKVFELSPNHVIGSKNVTMNESFFQGHFPGAPVMPGVLIVEAMAQTGGILVLNTVPDPENYLTFFMKIDKVKFKQKVVPGDTLIFSCSLITPIRRGICHMQGYAYANGKLCAEAELMAQISKVK